One genomic window of Vibrio parahaemolyticus includes the following:
- a CDS encoding sulfurtransferase TusA family protein translates to MLLDLREQRCPMALLLAKRHAAEVFQDEESQYHHLVIQVVDNSSKRDIVNYLRTQGYVVDCQSTPEHYTLTVFNKESA, encoded by the coding sequence ATGTTACTTGATTTGCGCGAGCAACGCTGCCCAATGGCGCTGTTACTTGCCAAGCGTCACGCTGCTGAGGTCTTTCAGGATGAAGAATCGCAGTATCATCACCTTGTCATTCAAGTGGTGGATAACAGCTCTAAACGAGACATTGTGAATTACCTTCGTACCCAAGGGTACGTGGTTGATTGCCAATCTACACCAGAGCACTACACATTGACTGTTTTCAATAAGGAATCCGCATAA
- a CDS encoding AI-2E family transporter: protein MFEMVSRWYQRRFSDPHAVSLVAILLFGFITIYFFGHLIAPLLVAIVLAYLLEWPVVKLSRMGVPRTLSVIIVLLIFISIMLIALFGLVPTIWTQVGNLINDIPNMYNGLQKFIMTLPERHPELANLQIVETVVTNAKNQALGLGESVVKGSLASLVSIATLAVYLILVPLLIFFLLKDKEEMLRMASGILPKNRKLANKVWHEMNEQISNYIRGKVLEILIVGGVSYVTFAILDLRYSALLAVAVGLSVLIPYIGAAAVTVPVAIVGLFQWGMTPQFYWLLLAYGIIQALDGNVLVPVLFSEAVNLHPVAIIVAVLVFGGLWGFWGVFFAIPLATLVKAVWNALPSTEESEPVQE, encoded by the coding sequence ATGTTCGAAATGGTAAGTCGTTGGTATCAACGCCGCTTCTCAGATCCCCACGCAGTAAGCCTTGTCGCCATTTTGCTGTTTGGTTTTATCACCATTTACTTCTTTGGGCATTTGATTGCGCCATTGCTGGTGGCGATCGTATTGGCATATCTCCTAGAATGGCCAGTGGTTAAATTGTCTCGTATGGGTGTGCCTCGCACCTTATCAGTGATTATTGTTCTTTTGATTTTTATCAGCATCATGTTGATCGCCTTATTTGGCTTGGTTCCGACGATCTGGACTCAGGTTGGCAACTTAATCAACGATATTCCGAACATGTATAACGGGCTGCAAAAGTTCATCATGACGTTGCCTGAGCGCCATCCGGAATTGGCGAACCTACAAATTGTAGAAACCGTCGTGACCAACGCGAAAAACCAAGCACTAGGTTTGGGTGAAAGCGTGGTAAAAGGCTCACTTGCATCGTTAGTTAGTATTGCCACATTGGCGGTGTACTTGATTTTGGTGCCGCTGCTGATTTTCTTCCTACTTAAAGACAAAGAAGAAATGCTTAGAATGGCGAGCGGCATTTTGCCGAAAAACCGTAAGCTGGCGAACAAAGTTTGGCACGAGATGAACGAGCAAATCTCGAACTACATTCGCGGGAAAGTGCTGGAAATCTTGATTGTTGGTGGCGTGAGCTACGTAACATTCGCGATTCTAGACCTACGTTACTCCGCATTATTGGCCGTTGCTGTAGGTTTGTCGGTATTGATTCCATATATTGGTGCAGCTGCGGTAACCGTACCGGTTGCGATTGTTGGTTTGTTCCAATGGGGCATGACGCCACAATTCTACTGGTTGTTGCTGGCTTACGGCATCATCCAAGCGCTAGATGGTAATGTGCTTGTGCCAGTTCTATTTTCAGAAGCGGTTAACCTTCACCCGGTTGCGATTATTGTTGCGGTACTGGTGTTTGGCGGTTTGTGGGGATTCTGGGGAGTCTTCTTTGCGATCCCATTAGCGACGTTAGTGAAAGCCGTTTGGAATGCGCTACCAAGCACCGAAGAAAGCGAACCCGTCCAAGAGTAA
- the arsC gene encoding arsenate reductase (glutaredoxin) (This arsenate reductase requires both glutathione and glutaredoxin to convert arsenate to arsenite, after which the efflux transporter formed by ArsA and ArsB can extrude the arsenite from the cell, providing resistance.): MSVVIYHNPRCSKSRQTLELLEQNGVTPEVVKYLDTPLNVDELKVLYAQLGFSSVREMMRTKEDVYKELGLGEASVSDEQLFEAMAQNPKLFERPVVVANGKAKIGRPPEQVLDIL, from the coding sequence ATGTCAGTCGTGATTTATCACAACCCACGTTGCTCAAAGAGCCGTCAAACTCTTGAGTTACTTGAGCAAAATGGTGTTACACCGGAAGTCGTAAAATACCTAGACACGCCACTAAATGTGGATGAACTAAAAGTGCTATACGCTCAACTCGGTTTCTCATCAGTACGTGAAATGATGCGTACAAAAGAAGACGTTTACAAAGAACTTGGATTAGGCGAAGCATCAGTAAGTGACGAACAACTGTTCGAAGCAATGGCGCAAAACCCAAAATTGTTCGAACGTCCAGTTGTTGTAGCAAACGGCAAAGCTAAAATTGGTCGCCCACCAGAGCAAGTGTTGGATATTCTATAA
- a CDS encoding DUF2069 domain-containing protein, protein MSDSFEEQPPLGAQAKTYRYLALFGNLALLAWVAIWQLALSPHPHLSSTTLAIAWCIPLLLPLPGILAGKPYTHAWANFVLMLYFLHALTILYVDGGERWLAAVELVLTSLGFAGNILFARARGKELGLKLKRLSQVEKEEKAKFNK, encoded by the coding sequence ATGTCTGACTCTTTCGAAGAACAACCACCACTTGGTGCTCAAGCAAAAACGTATCGCTACCTCGCTTTGTTCGGCAACTTAGCTTTATTAGCATGGGTCGCGATTTGGCAACTCGCTTTATCTCCTCATCCTCATCTGAGTAGCACAACACTCGCGATTGCATGGTGTATTCCGTTATTGCTACCGTTACCTGGCATCTTAGCGGGCAAACCTTACACGCATGCGTGGGCGAACTTTGTCTTGATGCTGTATTTCTTGCACGCCCTCACTATCTTGTACGTGGACGGTGGTGAACGGTGGTTGGCAGCGGTTGAGCTGGTGCTTACCTCTCTTGGTTTTGCTGGCAATATTTTGTTTGCTCGTGCTCGAGGAAAAGAGCTAGGCCTTAAACTCAAACGCTTGTCACAAGTAGAAAAAGAAGAAAAAGCGAAGTTCAATAAGTAA
- a CDS encoding DUF2066 domain-containing protein: MRYLALLLIGWLSLPVYALTQVDIYRAEVVIDSEQNDGESAAREQGMKDVIVRATGSQSSLSNPVIQKALSSSSRYISQLGKSQVDGKASLKMLFNSGQIQSLLTQAQLPSWSPNRANILVWLVEEQDYDRAIAWEHSDSANVAALKKATEARGLPITIPVGDFDDVTGVNTSDLWGGFIEPISQASQRYPADAVLIIRAQGEQIRWTLYDQAPAKIIDAQTSPRSGSATGADAISAMVDGIADYYASKNAVVVSGKSSKAVNVKVLNVTSAADFFRLENALTKLNSVAGTEIKRVQGSELTLTIHLLASQQAFEQEASSISQLMEFEDPLGDVEEVTPSEDQSVETLPSEAQAVEGQPKTVVQAVEETVPAAQVQQPVVIPQVQDQYDLIYEWNSTSQS; encoded by the coding sequence ATGCGCTATTTAGCTCTCTTACTGATCGGTTGGTTGTCCCTGCCGGTGTATGCATTAACTCAGGTAGATATCTATCGTGCCGAAGTGGTTATCGACAGTGAGCAGAACGACGGTGAGTCTGCGGCTCGTGAACAAGGTATGAAAGATGTGATTGTTCGAGCGACTGGTTCTCAATCTTCTCTAAGCAACCCTGTTATCCAAAAGGCGCTGAGTTCTAGCTCTCGCTATATTTCTCAGCTTGGGAAAAGCCAAGTTGATGGCAAAGCAAGTCTTAAAATGTTGTTTAACAGTGGGCAAATTCAATCGCTTTTGACTCAAGCTCAGTTGCCTTCATGGTCACCGAATCGTGCCAATATTTTGGTTTGGCTGGTGGAAGAGCAAGATTACGACCGCGCAATTGCATGGGAACATTCTGATTCTGCCAACGTTGCTGCGTTGAAAAAAGCAACGGAAGCTCGTGGCCTTCCAATTACGATTCCTGTTGGGGATTTTGACGACGTCACGGGCGTGAACACGTCAGATCTTTGGGGCGGTTTCATTGAACCAATTAGCCAAGCCAGCCAGCGTTACCCAGCGGACGCGGTATTAATTATTCGTGCGCAAGGCGAGCAGATTCGTTGGACTTTGTATGACCAAGCGCCTGCAAAGATTATTGATGCGCAAACTTCTCCACGCAGCGGGTCGGCAACCGGTGCAGACGCTATTTCCGCAATGGTGGATGGTATTGCTGATTACTACGCAAGTAAAAACGCCGTTGTTGTCTCAGGCAAGTCTTCTAAAGCTGTGAACGTGAAAGTGTTAAATGTAACGTCTGCTGCTGATTTCTTCCGTTTAGAAAATGCACTTACCAAATTGAATTCAGTGGCGGGCACAGAAATCAAGCGTGTACAAGGCAGTGAGTTAACGCTGACTATTCATTTGCTTGCTTCACAACAAGCATTTGAGCAAGAGGCTTCGTCTATCTCACAATTGATGGAATTTGAAGATCCACTCGGTGACGTTGAAGAAGTGACGCCATCGGAAGATCAATCGGTAGAAACTCTACCTTCAGAGGCTCAAGCTGTAGAAGGGCAACCAAAAACAGTGGTTCAAGCCGTTGAGGAAACTGTGCCAGCAGCGCAAGTACAACAGCCTGTTGTGATTCCTCAAGTGCAAGATCAATACGATCTGATTTATGAGTGGAATTCTACTTCGCAAAGTTAA
- the wrbA gene encoding NAD(P)H:quinone oxidoreductase, whose protein sequence is MDCQILILYFSRHGSTKQLARQIARGVESTPQCQAILRTVEELSPHSHTPSDPIVTLEELKKCDGLAFGSPVWFGNMAAPLKHFWDQTTPLWVSGDLIDKPACVFTSSSSMHGGQETTLQSMMTPLLHHGMMVLGIPYAEPELHSTQSGGTPYGASSVGHEPSLTAEETRLAQQLGKRLATAALKLKACH, encoded by the coding sequence ATGGATTGCCAGATCCTTATTTTGTACTTCAGCCGTCATGGCTCAACAAAACAGCTGGCAAGACAGATAGCAAGAGGAGTCGAATCGACTCCTCAATGCCAAGCAATTTTGCGTACAGTTGAAGAATTGTCACCTCACTCACATACCCCTTCCGATCCAATTGTTACTCTAGAGGAACTGAAAAAGTGCGACGGTCTAGCGTTCGGTAGTCCCGTTTGGTTTGGCAATATGGCAGCGCCTTTAAAGCACTTTTGGGATCAAACCACCCCTTTGTGGGTTAGCGGTGACTTAATCGATAAGCCAGCTTGTGTATTTACCTCATCATCTTCGATGCATGGCGGTCAGGAGACCACACTTCAAAGCATGATGACGCCATTACTGCATCACGGGATGATGGTACTTGGTATTCCTTACGCTGAACCAGAGCTGCATTCGACCCAATCTGGTGGCACACCCTACGGTGCCAGCAGTGTAGGACACGAACCAAGTCTCACAGCGGAGGAGACTCGCCTGGCACAACAATTAGGTAAACGACTAGCAACAGCAGCGTTAAAGCTCAAAGCTTGTCACTAA
- a CDS encoding beta-barrel assembly-enhancing protease translates to MLKRTRSLVCLCLAAAISSPTTYANSIDLPDIGTAAGGTLSIDQELIYGDAYMRMLRASKPIVNDPVINEYIDSLGHRLVANANDVKTPFHFFMIRDRNINAFAFFGGYVALHSGLFLHARSESELASVVAHEIAHVTQRHLARSMEDQARRSPATLAALAGALLLSIASPEAGMAAITAATAGNMQSQINYTRSNEKEADRFGIATLAKAGFDVQAMPRFFGRLADEYRYASKPPPMLLTHPLPEDRVADSRQRAQAYPPMRIAPSIDYHLARARIVARYAGIDGQAALGWFERTQKKASADIMPSFDYGRALVHLDNKRLSQAEPILKKLLAQEPGNPFYLDAMTDLYIEKKQPQKAVELLNSALKRNPQNKVLTINYANALLEANQNDQAVRTLQRYTHDNPEDSNGWQLLSKGYHALGRSDEELAARAEILALRANWNKAIQYYSEASKMAELGSLEQARYDARIDQLMIQRDRFMALQ, encoded by the coding sequence ATGTTAAAACGCACTCGCTCGCTCGTTTGTTTGTGCCTTGCCGCTGCAATCAGTTCACCAACAACTTACGCCAATAGCATCGACTTGCCTGATATTGGTACGGCAGCTGGCGGCACGCTTTCTATAGACCAAGAGTTGATTTATGGCGACGCGTACATGCGCATGCTCAGAGCCAGTAAGCCTATCGTCAACGATCCGGTCATCAACGAATATATCGATTCCCTCGGACACCGCCTCGTGGCCAACGCGAACGATGTAAAAACGCCGTTCCACTTCTTCATGATTCGTGATCGTAATATCAACGCCTTTGCCTTTTTTGGCGGTTACGTTGCATTGCACTCAGGGTTATTTCTTCATGCTCGTAGCGAAAGTGAACTCGCATCCGTTGTCGCGCACGAAATTGCACACGTAACACAGCGCCACCTAGCGCGCAGTATGGAAGACCAAGCAAGGCGCTCTCCAGCGACTTTAGCCGCGCTTGCTGGTGCATTGTTACTTTCGATTGCTTCACCAGAAGCTGGCATGGCAGCGATTACCGCCGCAACAGCAGGCAACATGCAAAGCCAAATCAACTACACTCGCTCAAACGAGAAAGAAGCCGACCGCTTCGGCATCGCAACCTTGGCGAAAGCAGGATTTGATGTGCAAGCAATGCCGCGTTTCTTTGGACGTTTAGCTGATGAGTACCGCTACGCGAGTAAACCGCCACCAATGCTACTGACTCACCCTTTACCAGAAGACCGTGTAGCAGATAGCCGTCAACGTGCACAAGCCTATCCCCCAATGCGCATTGCACCCTCTATCGATTACCATTTGGCGCGCGCGCGCATTGTGGCGCGATATGCCGGTATCGACGGACAAGCCGCACTAGGTTGGTTTGAGCGTACTCAAAAGAAAGCTTCAGCGGACATCATGCCGTCATTTGATTACGGCCGAGCGCTGGTTCATCTGGACAACAAACGCTTATCACAAGCAGAACCGATTTTGAAAAAGCTGTTAGCGCAAGAGCCGGGCAACCCATTCTATTTAGATGCAATGACCGATCTATACATCGAGAAAAAACAGCCACAAAAAGCCGTTGAGTTGCTAAATAGCGCGCTAAAGCGTAATCCTCAAAACAAAGTATTAACCATTAACTATGCCAACGCGTTGCTTGAAGCAAACCAAAATGATCAAGCTGTGCGTACGCTTCAACGTTATACACACGATAACCCAGAAGATAGCAATGGCTGGCAGCTATTATCGAAAGGCTATCATGCCCTTGGACGTAGTGATGAAGAGCTTGCAGCTCGCGCGGAAATTCTGGCGCTAAGAGCAAACTGGAATAAAGCGATTCAATATTACAGTGAAGCAAGTAAAATGGCCGAATTGGGTAGCTTAGAACAAGCACGATACGATGCTCGTATCGACCAACTCATGATCCAACGAGATCGATTCATGGCATTACAATAA